CCACAAGGTTGGGCAATCGTGTTTGAATAGAGCCTGTTTTTGCAGAGTGCTACGTTGCTTTGTTGACTTTGGAGCAAGGTTACAGTAATAGACGTCTCCTCTCAATGTGATTTTTCAGTGCTCTTCTCAGACAGTATAACAGCAGTATTTATTTGGACTGTCAATATGGACTGTCTGGAGTGGATGCAGAAATTTGTggctttaatataaaatattatattaaatattagttCTAACTCTAATCATTCTGTGGTATTGTTATAATATATTTTGCCACAGCTTTTTCAATTTGGTATTTTTCTATGAGTTTTATTAGTTAGAAATAAAATATTctgttgaccttattcttcaatgcgaaAGTGCGCtaatttttttgattgttttagaactttcgatTCAGCTGCCTATgtgagaaatgactagaaataataaacggcagaaaactgtcaaactacttgctctacaaacaaatgtttgcattagtaaacaaacaaagtagaataatataataagaaaaaatatcagtttgcaacatcaagcagcaaagtgtgctatttttaatcttttaaaagtaaatggaagtgaatgagactggaagtctcatgccaaaaaggttcaaatggctgcgcccattCGTACGCGGAGAATAAGTTGAATAATCTGTCTCTACATTTTATAATAACACTTAACTaaacactatgaatcatttattaagcattagcaaataatgaattcattatctgttgagcattaactctacattaataaatgttagaagGCAGTTtgtaactgcagctacaaatgctctatggTTGACTTGTaagcacatgtataatgtgcttaataattgtgttttcaaacaatgatttatttttcattttttaaattaagtattgcgtcatatacaaaccagttatttaagcatagttggtggtttttaagatcattcagaatgtgtaagtaaacaattaataaactattcagaTTAACATTTGTAATAATTGTTATTCAGACATATGTTGTTGGTTACTTTGTATGTTggttaatgctttattaactcaacttccagttttgtgacctaacctaaagtgaggactattcatgctttataaattccttataaatgacaattaaatgctTAGTTAAATTTTAGCAGGAAAAAAGAACTAAGTTCAACTATGTTCTATTCATTTTCAGATACACAAATGAATccgtattaaatgaaaaattaatttttgcaattttatctaaaataaaattactgtacagtttaaacattgctagaTAACATTGAAATGctgtattaaaatacagtatactgttaaattattatattgttgattttttttaaatccaattttatgttgtattttgatgcTCCTGTTATTCTGCAACATTACAGTAATTTTCTATTAGAtaggattgcaaagattattCATTTCTTACTAACTCTTTAATTGTAAGTTATAAGGGATTTacgaagcataaatagtcctcactagATTAGGTCTCAACTGGATGAAGCTgagtttaaaaaaagcatttattaacatataggAACCATTACTATATGCTTGAATAGTAATATATGTAAACACTGATTTCAAAAgttcattaatcatttactaactcgttctgaatgatttaaaaaaaattaccaactactcttaaatatgaatggtttgtaaataatgcgatacttcatttagaaatgaaaaatcaATCAGTCACAAATTATGAAAGTGAAATATTAAGCACATTATTTATGCTTATGTCAAGAATAAAGCATTtctagctgcagttataaactgcttactaatgtctattaatgttgAGTTAATGCTTAATATAATGAATTCACTttatgctaatgcttagtaaatgattcatagtgtgtagttattataaagtgttacctttttaaatagtatttatcaaaaatgaatgcatttttaaattcGAATTTTGATGAAGTATATTAATCTTATGTATATTCATACACAATTAACTACATGCagttatttgattatattatttattaaaataaaataaaatcatttttttctgtagtttttaagtaaaaaatgaaatttacagtGAATACGTTTACACAgacaccaataatcagattttaatacagttaagacaatactctggttaagagtctaccatgtaaacagcgattttttttttacatttatttattttttattcattttttttcaattagattttttttttgtcataatcaaattaaacagaaatcaaattaagatatctggagtatgccgattttagtcgcattattgaagtgcagtacagaaaTGTAAACGCCATAATCAAACTATTCCACCAATTCatacttgcatccaatatctcatttgtcgcaagggcatgcatgaaatgctcctaaatgaaagtgaaagtgccaaactgcagttaaagtcaacaaattaaaaatgaagcacccaaaattacatgaaattccAGAGCAAATGTGGATAGCATGGtgacaatgacgttaatcgataTATGTGCTGTAAAAcgagatcatgaaaggaacattcaaaaagtaactcatgttaacactttaatcatattattttcttattcagattaaggcaaatagtttgATTACTAATGCCTATGTAAACGTTGTCATTGTTGTGAAATAGTAAAAAATGGACACATTTTCCAGCATTTCTTAAACATGAATGCTTAAAGTAAAGTTCTGTAAGCTGATCAAACTTATTTCAATTCTGTTTTCAGTTACACAAGCTTGAATTTGTCATTGCCTCTGTGTGTCCCTCCTGCCCGCATGTAAACAGGCCCAATCGGTCCCAGGCAAGAAGCATAAAGTACACGGGCCAGCTCAACTAATTAATGTTTACAGCTGAACATCGCCTGTCTGTACCTAGTGACCAAATGTTCTCATATCAAAAACACTGTTTAACCAAGGAAATGCTCCTGAGGTTTTCTTCAGGCTGGCTCGATTGTCTATTGCTATCTTCCATTTTCTGTTCCCCCCTCACTGCCCTCCCTTGCTTTCTCTGCTGCTCTCCTTCCCTGTATTTGCCAGCTACAGCCTTAACCGTTTGGCTGACTGTCAAAGCAGGGGCCTTTTGTGGCTTCGTCACAAATCTGCCAGGAAAAACAGAAACCATCTGTTCAAGCCCAGGCCTGAGTGCAGATGAGTGTATAAATACAGGAGTTTAGGCCTCGCACCCGTCCTTCACACAAACGTACACACGAGCAGAAGGTCCGGCTACGGTTTCTCCAGCAGAAGCATAATCTGTTGGAAATTACAGTGCATGCTCACACATCATAGGTTTTCTTGACTTGAAATCGGAGCAGAAAAAGCGCTTCTCTGTGCCGTGATAGGAGGTAAGCCCCTTCCTTGTCAGATAATCCACCCTCCAGAAATATTCTGCAGATGGAAGCATTCTGAAATGTCTCATAATTCCAAGCTTACGTTGTCAGTATCTCTCTCTCCCTGGCGCACACTCCTCTCTTCTGCTTAGAGATTCAGGGCTAATGGAGGAAATTCCACATACACGAGTAGCTTGACGCACTTATCCTGGCTCTGGGGAGACGAGCAAGTCAAACAAAACGAATGTATTTTAGTCGTACAAAAATCCATGCTATTTTTACCAcagatcatttttaaaaacttaccAACCCTTGGAGAGAGGTTGAACTTAAACGTTAACGGTATCTACTCATATTCAAGcctatgttgttttaaattgacATGAGGCTTGAAGAATTGTTTGGAGTGGAAGCCCACTCAACACGTCTTCTGTGATTAGCAGGgtacatttttatgttttcaaaTTTATTATCAGAGTTTCTTCATTGTCAACACAACGCTTTGCACATTGATCTATATCGAAAACTAAAAAATGCTCTTGAAATGTTGATGCTCACTACAGATATTTGAGAGAAATCTCAGTTTTGCTACCAACAAACCTACCTTGACATGAGACCTGGCTTTGTTATTCAAGCTGTCAGTCTTAGCACTTGACACTAACTCACTGTGTGCATCCAGCTTCAAACCCTCACTGCAAAAAGAGACTCACAGGAGACATTTCCTCCCCCAGATGTCATCTTTTATTTTGCTTCGCAGTAGGACATCTCCCTATATAAAAGACTAATAGCTTCTTCTGCGCCCGTCCTACGTTTCCGTGCTGCACCTTGagaaatattgcaatttttttttcttatctctGTGACGAACAAACCAGCAACATTTTGTCAGAAAGAATGGGCAGTTCTGAAACGGGTGAGggatgagagaaaaaaacagagCCGTGACTTGGCACAGCCCTTCCATGCTTCTAATCAAATCATATTTTCTCTTCCATCTCCTCTCCTCCAGCTTGAAAAGGGATTTTTCTATAACTCTCCATCGTACAGTTATCGCCTGAGGAAATTTGTCATCATCACAGATGATCCTCTCAAAACATTTCATCACTCTTTTCATCCTCGTTCCCCCACTCCTCTACATATTGCTCTAGCAGATTGCATTAAGAATTGCTGTGTTATCTTCACCCGTGGATGTCAGCTCTTCTTCAGCCTTGACACCTGTCTTGATAGCCTGTGGACTAAATTACTTTTGAATGACCACGGTGATTCCTTGCGCGGTGTTATTACGCCAAACCGGAGCAAATTTTTCCGTCTGCCTTCCTGTAGGACGTTTAAGAGCTATGAAGTGCTCCGGCGAAATGGTTGAGGGCTAAAATGACCTTTTCTTTTTATCTTCCTTAGCATTAAGTTAAGGTTTCATGCTTCAAAGCTCACATCAAATAGAGGGAGGGAAAATAAAAAGCGAGCGGCAACCGCGAGGAAGGGGAGGGGGATGCGGTGCCGAACAGTCATTAGGCTGTGAAGAAAGCCAGCCTGCTGTCCTGCTGAACAGTTTTGATCTGcacatttcaattaaatttcaCATCAGGATGCCTGCCATCCTTTGGCCTGCACCTGCGCCCTGACCCACCCTGCCAAAAAGCCTTTTACTCTCAGACCAGACCCTGGGCCTTTGGCCCTTGTGCGTTCCACTCATGATATCGGCTAAATATCCTGCAGGAGCTGGGCTTATTCTTAAGAATTATCACAAGGCATTAACTCGTGAATGACTTCATATACAAGTCTAAGTGGCTTGTGTTTTTTGGTGCTTCAAGGTGGCTGGAAATACTTTGAGTTGAGCTTGTCAGCCTTGTGTTTCTCATTTGGCAAGCATTTGTACCACCCACAAGTAATTGATGTAATTGTGATAATTGATACTCCATGTATGCGTATCTATTGGGCCGCTCAAAGATGAGCTGTTCAGGTTCTGATACATGTGGAAGCATTTTGAGAACATTTTCTATTTCTCAATGTGCTTTTTGGTCTTCAGGTGTGCATTTTTCTCTCTTTCATGTCATATTTTGAGCTCACCAGTTCCCTAAAGGCTTTTAAGTGGATTTTAGTTTCAAACAGCTAAGCATTTGCTTGAATGTGACTTCCCAAGTGTTTTATATGCTGTACCCTGATTGCTTTTGGAAAAAGGGCCATCAACGCTCTTATGAAGCTGTAAGTACAAGACTTATCTTGTGTGTTTGCCAATGTTAGACATGGTGGCTTAGCAGGTCAGCCTCAGCTTTATAGGCTTTCCATCAGACTGCTACAgcttttatttttgtgatttatgtaAATGCAATTCATATACTCTAGTGCAGGCATCCGAAGCAAATCTATATGGTTCAGTAAAATTCACTCAAGCAATAAAATAGCCTATGAATAGTCTTATAGGATTCAAAGTACATGTTTTTCCGCTCACTGCCAAGAATAGTTTGAAGTGTTTGCCGTAAAGCTGTTAATGTGTTGGGGAGAGCAGCATTTTAATGACCAATTTATGTCAAGAAGAACAGCCGAAGCAAAGAGGGAAAGCAATCAATACGCATTAAAGACACCCAAGCCCCATTCAGCCTGAGTTTAACAGACCCTGTCAAACCTCATGACTGTCCTCTTCACTCATTCCTGCCccattaaaacattaaagcatGTTAAGAGCTCAGCCATTGACATGCAGGACACTCCAATGCAATGCCTTGAAATGAATATCTCAAAACAGGAAAGCGATTTAGTCGGAAATAAAGCGAGAGGTATATGAAAGAAACCACCGCAGGAAAAATGCGTAATTGCATATCCACCAGACAGCGTTTTTAGGGCATGTGTATTATTTCGAGTGTGTCCAGAACGCGACAGTTAATTTGCACAGGCTGCCTCAGCAAAGCGTCTTCTGATCCGTGATTGCATGTGTTAATGTTTCAGTAGGGTATTGATTTCCTGGCTGGCTTTTGTGCTCGGGATTTATATGCTTTACTCCCTGGCAAGCGCGCCCTCTGAATGTTTGATTAAAGTTCAATTGACTCTTCTAGCGCAGGGGCTTGGAGCCATTTCACTCCCTATTTGTAGCGCCAAAGCTCTCCCTGACATGTTCCTTTGTTTCCATTCAAGCGCCTGCCACCCAGGCAGCCACCAATGTACTGATCCTAATATCCCAGCATTCAGAGAGCTTCACTGCCTAATCCTGGGACAGACATGGCCACAGCACAACAAGCCAGTCTGTTGGCAAACCTGGCCTGGATTCTGTATGCAGGAATCTGTAATTTCTCCGTTCTGTCTGTTAAAACTAAACTAGTGGTCTACTTATGGTTCTGCCTTATTCATTTGAAGTCTGAGGTCTTTTTATTGGTTAATCaagctgtatttatttatcttcacTTCCATACTTGGACTGTCAAGtgcttttaaaagcagatggctcatgaggttgtttttgtgttttctgtCTCACAGGGGGAGCTAATCACCTTTTACTATTATTGGAAGAAAACACCAGAGGCTGCAAGTTGCAGAGCCCATCGCAGGCACCGCAGACAACCCGTCTTCCGCCGGATCAAAACCCGCACCGCCTCAACCCCCGTCAACACACCCTCACGCCCACCGTCTAGCGAGTTCTGTAAGTGCAGTCTGCCTCTCTTCCCCCTCGAGAAAGAGAACAGACACTTGTCACAGCCAAACATGACATCCTTGAAACTCCCAGGACTAATATGCCTTTTCAAAGAGCAGATCCCCCTCTGTGATTGTTCAAAGTAAACAGCTGAAATCTTACATCCGATAAGAGACGGAACTGGGAGGGATTGCTCTAATTATGTATACACCACTTGTCATTTCAAAGAGCCACTGATAATGTATTAAGTGTAGCAGGCCTCAGTTTTTTTGTCTTCATAGATGGGAAACGGTAATTGTTTCCTTTGCTTACTAACAAGTGTGCTTCTCTTTTCAGTGGACTTGAGTTCAGCCAGTGAAGATGACTTTGACAGTGAAGACAGCGAGCAGGAACTGAAGGGCTACGCCTGCCGCCACTGTTTCACTACCAGTGAGTACTATATTAAGTTAAGCAGTATTATACCATGCTGATATTCATACTAACAGAACAACTCATTAAACAAATTGagatttacttttatttcagaAAGAAAAAACCTTCTATGTCTACATttacttttattatcatttatatttatttttattatgtaatgtTGTAGCAtgtttatgtgtatatttgttttatttcaattataaaaaatgtaaaaaaggtaaATTACACCATGCTGATATTCAGACCAACACAtagtgaatattaatgaagtgatACTTCTATTATTCAACTTTTCAATACAATGTTGAGTGATTTAGACATATATTAAAGAATATTTCttcatcaaaatattatttttgcatttgtttaaatATCTGTTTTAGTTTAAGTCCTGTTTTACTTTAAGTCCTTGCCAATAAGATAATGGTTGTATTACTGCTGGTCCAAATAAATTAGCGGTCATCAACTGTTGTGTAATTTGCTCCAAATTCATTCTAATTTCCTGAGTGGCTAACAGTTAGAGAAGATGCAAACAATGTGTTTTCCCAGTCCTTCATTTGTTCCCAAGGTGAAATGTTGGTGGTATTAACTTAATATAAGTGATACAATGAGACAGGTGAAGACTCTATAACTGTTTTCCCATCAGAGGACTCAATAAATCCCTCTGCAGGCCTGTAATTACTCTCAGTTTGAGAGAGCACTGATGCTCGCCTCCATCCCTCATCTGGCAGATGGACATCAGTGtgtgtcatttctaatttgattcAATCTGACACTTACTCATTCGTTTTTGCCTCATTAAATCCTCTGACCTGTTGGATGCAATTGGCATTCATATCGCTCTCGCATCTGATACCAAAACAACCTCAGCATGGATAAGTAAGAGCCTTTGACCTTAGCATGTCCACGAGGTGTTTGGGTAGCCCTTGAGCACTTTCTGTAAGTGTAATGTTTAATAAGCAGAGCTCAGCTAAACTTAAATTTGTGTTTACAGCCTCCAAGGACTGGCACCACGGGGGTCGCGAGAACATCTTGCTGTGCACCGACTGCCGGATCCATTTTAAGAAGTACGGCGAACTACCACCCATTGAGAAGCCTGTAGACCCGCCACCGTTTATGTTCAAACCTGTCAAAGAGGAAGACGATGGACTCAGTGGGAAGCATAGCATGAGGACTCGACGGAATCGCGGCTCAGTAAGATGCctaaatttgcttcattttagCTTCATTTAAACcgttttattattgtttgctgtttgttaCATCACATATTTTATTGATTCAGATGTCAACGCTACGAAGTGGCCGCAAGAAGCAGACCGCTAGCCCAGATGGCAGAGCCTCACCAACCAATGAGGATCTGCGATCCAGCGGGCGAACCTCACCTAGTGCAGCAAGCACCTCCAGCACTGACAGCAAGACTGACTCGATGAAGAAACCCAGCAAGGTATGACCCACAGACACAAACTGTAACATTGAAATCACACTAAGTTTCCCAGGAACACATGAACGTAAGAAACATgagaaaacatgtttttgttttgtcaaaaCAGAAGACAAAGGAAGAAGCGCCATCGCCTATGAAGAGTGCCAAACGCCAGAGGGAGAAAGGAGCCTCAGACACAGAGGAGTCCGAAAGGGCAAGCGCCAAGAAGTCCAAAACACAGGTCAGTAAATTCCTGTTAAGCATCCTAAAATTTGTGTATGTGATGAACTCTAAAATGCAGATGAGTGAAAGTGGAAGTCAGTTGAAAGACACTGGCTGTATTCAGACTCGCATATATTTTGTTACTCGTGTTAAACAAGTGTTTATTTTGCTTATACAAAAAAATACTAGCAAAAGTTACATGGCTCTACTTCTATTTAAATTCACTCATGTGGCCTCAAGTGAAAGTAACAGGTAATATAGGGAATTAATTCTAGACATTTGTTGTATGGTTGTTGACTTTGTGATTTAATTCTGCTGCGGAGTTAGCTGTTTGTTGAGTATTGTTTAATGTATAAAAGATAATGGCTAAATTATTGTTAGCATGGAAACGTGGAACATGTTTGGGTGAAAAACAAAGTTTTCTTGGAAGATTATCTCTCcattaattttaaagacattaataaattaattctaAAGTTCACTGAAAGGTTTGTGGCAGCTCTGTTTGGCCCAGAGTCCAGTGAAGACACTAGATTTTAAGGTTGTATTTACTTTGGCTGTTACCTTTGGTAGCAGCTTGATTGCACAGAGTGATTTCATATCCTTTAAATGTCATGAGTTCATTGCAACTCAATGACTGTGAAATGCAAAGGTTATTTGTTCTTGATCATGACTGCACCTATTATCATCAGTAACCCCTGCTTCGGTCAAGTTTGTTGACCCTTTCTCCTGTTTATCTCACACAGGAAATAAGTGTGCCGAACTCGCCTTCAGAGTGTGAGGGAGAGGGCGAGGGTGAAAGCTCAGATGGGCGAAGTGTGAACGATGAGGGCAGCAGTGATCCTAAGGATATTGACCAGGACAACCGCAGCTCTTCTCCAAGCATCCCTAGCCCACGAGACAACGAGAGTGACTCTGACTCCTCAGCCCAGCAGCAGATCCTTCAGGGCCAGCACCCTCCAGTCATCCAGTGCCAGACAGGGACTTTACCCCCAGCCCCTCCACCGGCAGCTGCAGCTTCTACAACACCCACCTCAGGCGCACCTTCACTGTCCTCTCAACCATCTCCATCCATCCCCCCTACCTCCATGCCTCCTCAGCAGATACCACCCGCGGGTCCGCTGTCTCTCATTCAGTCAGGGGTGCAGAGGCTGCCGTCACCTCATTCCCCATTGCAAGGCATGCCTCAACCGCCTCCACCCTCTCAAACCTGCCCACAAGCCCTGCAGCCTCCACTACATGGTCCCATGCCACCCATGGGCCACCCTCTGCAGGCAGGGCCCTCACACATGCCTCACCCTCATGCTTTACCCACTCAGCCCTTCCCAATGGCTCAGTCTCAGGTTCCCCCTTCACCCCTTTCTGGTCAAGCCCAAGCTGCCTCCCTGTCCCAACAACAGCGACCTCACACACCTCCATCACAGTCGCAGTCCTCTTCACAGAGCGGCAGTCAGCCTCCCAGAGAGCAGCCTCTCCCACCCGCACCATTACCCATGCCCCACATCAAACCTCCGCCAACCACCCCTATCCCACAAATGCCAAATGCTCAATCACACAAACATCCCAGCCACCCCCCATTCCCGCAGATGCCTTCCAACCTGCCCCCACCGCCCGCCTTGAAACCCCTCAGCTCTTTATCCAACCATCACCCTCCCTCTGCCCACCCGCCACCCCTTCAGCTCATGTCTCAAAGCCAGCAGCTACAGCCTCCACCGGTGCAACCTCCAGTGCTCACCCAGTCACAAACTCTTCCGGCAACAGGAAGTCAAGCACCGCCACCGGCTCCTCCGCTCCCTTCCTCTTCCTCTGCCTCACACTCAGCGCCTTCTCAGCCCCCCTTCCCTCCTCATTCCTTCATGCCAGGCAGTTCACCCGTCTTGTCGCCCTCCACCGTTCCCACCTCAGTGTCCAGCTCTATGACTACACTGCAGCAACCTCCGCCCTCCATATCTATGCCACTACCTGCATCGGTCAGCGCTCCCTGCCCAGGACCCTCCACTGTGCCACCTGTACAGATTAAAGAAGAGCCTCTGGATGAAACAGAGGAGCCAGAAAGTCCTCCACCACCACAGAGGAGTCCTTCGCCTCCACCCACCATCGTCAACACTCCCAGTCACGCCAGCCAATCAGCACGGTACTTGATATTTCTTTTCCAATTTTGtgtctttaatttattattactatttatcttTTTTCCACAATATTTTCAGCAGTACAATAAAAAAACGTGTTAtattaattagggatgcaccaatatggaCTTTTGTGCCAatatcgataaccgataactctttatATGTGGAGGCCGATACCCGATATAAATATAGACCGATAAATATTTCaagatgttatatttttatacagtgaagaactaattattttttaaacttcatAAAAGTGGTAACtgatcttatgaactgaatagcctaaaacatatctacaatgataaggaatatgGTTACCTACTGAGTTAAAAATGCACAGCAATATCACACAAACAAAggacagactttgaaggaataaacattGTGTGGAAAGCTCCGTTACAGTGccctggacaagtctgaacaagttcgacTCGCTTATGCGCGAGGCAGGCAGTTTTGTACAATTACATTATCTATTGGCCTAAAGATATTGGCCTGATGTTGATATTGGACCGATagcgataacattaaaaatagtatttatcTGCCGATAACGATATGACCGCTGATATATCTTGCAGccctaattttaatataataaaaagcagtaaataataaaattattaatcaaCAGTATTCATAATGTTTGTTAGAATGTAATATTAATACTTTATtggaatataaataaaataaaatctacattattataGCAACAAAAagtgttgtaaataatattgttaCATTGATTAACAAAGTAAATAGGGCCAGTTAGCAtatctgtgaggagtttgcatgttctccctatgtttgagTGGTTTTTCTCtgatttcctccacagtccaaagacatgcgctgtaggtgaattaaataaactaaatgcaggggtgtttcccagtattgggttgcagctggaagggcatctgctgtgtaaaacatatgctggataagttggcagttcttttgctgtgatgacccctgatgaataaaggaactaagccgaaggaaaattaataaaggaatagtacatagttttataaataaaaacaatatttaatgaatcattaattgtatttttgctttaattataatttttttttttattaatgataatttGTCTCTTCAAACTATGCTTTTGCCTTAAAGTTGTATTAAATAGCACTGTCATTAAATACCTGCCTCAGCTTCCGCTCCTCATCAAGTGTGGACAGGGCACAGATTAATGACTGCATCATTACGATGAAAGCCTCCATCAGAACGCAAGCGCGTCTTTGTAAAGTTGCTGTAGCCTTCTCTCACACTCCCTTGCAGTGAATAGCAATAAGCTCACTAATGCACAGAGAGAGCAGCTCATTACGGCACTGCCGATTAAAAAGACTGATTTAGTGGCTCTAGTGTAGTACAAACGGGAAGACATGCCAGAGGTTATTTATTTGTCACAAAGTAATTGCATTGCTTTTCAGAAGGCTGCAAAATCAGCCTGTGTAAAATTCTGCAACTTATATCTGTCATGAAACAAGAAGGGTTACTCACAACATAAGTCACCCTGACAGTGCTCATTTTAAAAGATTACCCTGACAGCTTTCCATCCATTCTGCTTCAGGTTCTACAAGCATCTGGACAGAGGTTACAACACATGTGCCAGAACAGACTTCTACTTCacacctctggcctcatcaaaaCTGGCAAAGAAACGGGAAGAGGCGCTGGAGAAAGCCAAGAGGGAAGCAGAGCAGAAAGCACGAGAAGAAAAAGAGAAGGAGAGGGAAAGAGAAAAAGAACGAGAGCGGGAACGAGAGAGGGAGAAGGAGGCTGAGAGAGCTGCTgtaagttttcattttttgtgttgcAGTAAATCTGGTCGTTTGTTAAAATTCTTTCATTGTACCAATTTCTTGTCCCTAAATCTTGGTTTTATCTTTACAGAAAGCTTCCAGTTCT
The nucleotide sequence above comes from Danio rerio strain Tuebingen ecotype United States chromosome 23, GRCz12tu, whole genome shotgun sequence. Encoded proteins:
- the rerea gene encoding arginine-glutamic acid dipeptide repeats protein isoform X2; protein product: MTADKEKDKERERDRDRDRDREKRDKTRESESSRPRRSCTLEGGAKNYAESEHSEDDDNETPGAATAEEATKKSKKKLPKKKSRYERTENGEITSFITEDDIVYRPGDCVYIESRRPNTPYFICSIQDFKLSKRDHLLMNVKWYYRQSEVPDSVYQHLVQDRNNENDSGRELVITDPVVKSRELFISDYVDTYHAAALRGKCNISHFSDIFAAREFKARIDSFFYILGYNPETRRLNSTQGEIRVGPSHQAKLPELQPFPSPGGQTVTENEELVWMPGVNDCDLLMYLRAARSMAAFAGMCDGGSTEDGCLAASRDDTTLNALNTLHESSYDAGKALQRLVKKPVPKLIEKCWSEDEVKRFIKGLRQYGKNFFRIRKELLPNKETGELITFYYYWKKTPEAASCRAHRRHRRQPVFRRIKTRTASTPVNTPSRPPSSEFLDLSSASEDDFDSEDSEQELKGYACRHCFTTTSKDWHHGGRENILLCTDCRIHFKKYGELPPIEKPVDPPPFMFKPVKEEDDGLSGKHSMRTRRNRGSMSTLRSGRKKQTASPDGRASPTNEDLRSSGRTSPSAASTSSTDSKTDSMKKPSKKTKEEAPSPMKSAKRQREKGASDTEESERASAKKSKTQEISVPNSPSECEGEGEGESSDGRSVNDEGSSDPKDIDQDNRSSSPSIPSPRDNESDSDSSAQQQILQGQHPPVIQCQTGTLPPAPPPAAAASTTPTSGAPSLSSQPSPSIPPTSMPPQQIPPAGPLSLIQSGVQRLPSPHSPLQGMPQPPPPSQTCPQALQPPLHGPMPPMGHPLQAGPSHMPHPHALPTQPFPMAQSQVPPSPLSGQAQAASLSQQQRPHTPPSQSQSSSQSGSQPPREQPLPPAPLPMPHIKPPPTTPIPQMPNAQSHKHPSHPPFPQMPSNLPPPPALKPLSSLSNHHPPSAHPPPLQLMSQSQQLQPPPVQPPVLTQSQTLPATGSQAPPPAPPLPSSSSASHSAPSQPPFPPHSFMPGSSPVLSPSTVPTSVSSSMTTLQQPPPSISMPLPASVSAPCPGPSTVPPVQIKEEPLDETEEPESPPPPQRSPSPPPTIVNTPSHASQSARFYKHLDRGYNTCARTDFYFTPLASSKLAKKREEALEKAKREAEQKAREEKEKEREREKEREREREREKEAERAAKASSSSHESRMGEPPMAGSAHMRTSFDPPPTTIATVPPYIGPDTPALRTLSEYARPHVMSPTNRNHPFFVSLNPTDPLLAYHLPGLYNADPSMRERELREREIREREIRERELRMERMKPGFEVKPPELDSLHPSANPMEHFARHGPIGLPPMAGPHPFASFHPGLNPLERERLALAGPQLRPEMTYPERLAERLHVERLANDPMARLQMFNVTPHHHQHSHIHSHLHLHQQDPLHQGGGECLVCPPGSGAHPLVDPLAGGPHLARFPYPPGAIPNPLLGQPPHEHEMLRHPVFGTPYPRDLPAGLPPPMSAAHQLQAMHAQSAELQRLAMEQQWLHGHHHMHGGPLPGQEDYYRTK